The uncultured Sphaerochaeta sp. genome includes the window TGACGAAGGCCCAACTGCAATAATGTTCAAACAGTTCTCCAATGCTTTGGATACTTCAGTGTTTTACTACCGTACAGGGTCTGCTGCTAGTACGATGCATAAGGATTCTATCGACTGGGAATATATGAAAGAGACAAGAATCATTCATATTTCTGGCATCACCTCTGCCATCAGCGAAAGCTGTAGGGATTTGGTTGAAGCAGTGTTCGCGTTTGCAAAACAAGAACACTTGTTAGTCAGCTTTGACCCGAATATTCGTCGAAAACTTATGACTGAAGAGGAAGCCAGAAACATCCTTGCTCCACTTCTCTTCCGTGCTGATATTGTACTGCTTGGAGAAGATGAAGGTCGTGTATTGCTTGGGACTGAAAATCCTGCGGAGATAGCAAAAATCTTACTTGAGAATGGTTGTAGCTACATTGGCGTCAAACAAGGAAGCCATGGAGCTTATGTTGCTGACAGCACTAATGGCTTCTTCATCGACCCCTATCAGGTAAAAGTGGTAGACACCATTGGTGCAGGAGATGCATTCAATACTGGTTTTCTTGCAGGTCTATTGGATGACCAACCGATCGATAGATGTGGAAACATGGGAGCTTTGCTTGGAGCTTTAGCTGTCAGTAGCCATGGTGACGTTGAAGGCCTACCTGACGGAAAGACGTTTCATCAGCTTATGGACAACAAAAAGGAGATTCATCGATGAGTAAAGCAGATACAGTATTACAAATAATTGGTGAGACAAAAGTAATCTCCATTATCAGGGGCATTGAAGGTAAAGATGCAGAGACTCTCATCAAAGCCCTACAGGATGGAGGGATTAATACACTTGAGATTACAATGAATACTCCTTCTGCACTTTCAATCATTGAAAAGGCAAGCGCTATCGATGGCCTGACAGTTGGTGCTGGTACCGTGCTTACCCAGGAAATGGCGAAACAGAGTATTGAGGCAGGGGCGCAATTCGTTCTATCTCCTTCGCTTGATCTCAAGGTCATCGAGTACTGTCTCGAGCATCAAGTCTTACCCGTACCAGGTGTCTTAACACCTACCGAACTCTATACAGCCTTTTCACATGGAGCAGAACTCCTAAAAATTTTTCCCGCTGGTTCATTGGGTCCTCAATATATCAAAGATCTGCTGGGCCCTTTCAAAGGCATGAAATTACTTCCTGTTGGTGGTGTTTCGCTAGAAAACACCTCAGCATTCATGCGCTCAGGAGCATACGCTGTTGGCGTTGGTTCGTTCTTGGCAAACCCTGAGCTTGCTAGAGCTGGGGATTGGAAAACAATAACGGAACGTGCCAAACAATTTATTAAGGAAGCTCATAATGTGTAAATTCGCAGGAATGCGAAGCAAATAAAAGAAGAGAGGTGTAATCATGAAAAAAACGTTAGTTTTGTTAATGATGCTATCATTGGTTCTTGGTTCGGTATTCGCCCAGGGCGGTACTGAAGTATCTGCTGATAACTACCCAAGCGGTCCTGTTTCAGTAATTGTTCCTTACAGCGCAGGAGGTGGTACTGATTTGGTTGCTCGTGCTCTGGTGGATGCAGCAAAAGACAACTTCCCGAAGAATATTGCTGTTGAGAACAGAACCGGTGGCGGTGGAGCCGTTGGAATGTCCTACGGAGCCAATGCAAAGGCAGACGGAAGTGTGATCACAATGGTAACCGTTGAACTTGTCACCCTTCCCCATACGGGAACTGGTGCAGGTCTGTAC containing:
- a CDS encoding sugar kinase, with protein sequence MSKDVITLGESLVAFIPDTHTKLRYVHQFGKVVVGAESNVAVGLAKLGFSTGWVSKVGNDEFGQFMIRELKAEGVDTSSVIISDEGPTAIMFKQFSNALDTSVFYYRTGSAASTMHKDSIDWEYMKETRIIHISGITSAISESCRDLVEAVFAFAKQEHLLVSFDPNIRRKLMTEEEARNILAPLLFRADIVLLGEDEGRVLLGTENPAEIAKILLENGCSYIGVKQGSHGAYVADSTNGFFIDPYQVKVVDTIGAGDAFNTGFLAGLLDDQPIDRCGNMGALLGALAVSSHGDVEGLPDGKTFHQLMDNKKEIHR
- a CDS encoding bifunctional 4-hydroxy-2-oxoglutarate aldolase/2-dehydro-3-deoxy-phosphogluconate aldolase, whose translation is MSKADTVLQIIGETKVISIIRGIEGKDAETLIKALQDGGINTLEITMNTPSALSIIEKASAIDGLTVGAGTVLTQEMAKQSIEAGAQFVLSPSLDLKVIEYCLEHQVLPVPGVLTPTELYTAFSHGAELLKIFPAGSLGPQYIKDLLGPFKGMKLLPVGGVSLENTSAFMRSGAYAVGVGSFLANPELARAGDWKTITERAKQFIKEAHNV